In Populus nigra chromosome 1, ddPopNigr1.1, whole genome shotgun sequence, one genomic interval encodes:
- the LOC133681173 gene encoding cis-prenyltransferase 4, chloroplastic-like, producing the protein MLSLRLRSSVCKTLPPQKFFQFLSHQKTSDDQTHGFPPLPATKTNSGLKEEEKGGIEQTMQLPEGLRRESMPRHVAVIMDGNSRWARQRGMLTPSGHEAGVRSLKEFIRLCLQWGIKVVTVFAFSMDNWTRPKEEVDIVMTMIENLLKSGLDDFIREGARVSIIGDTSRVPKSLQRTICDIEEMTIENSKFHFIMAISYSGTYDVVQACKSVAQKVKDGVIQVEDINESVVQQELETKCCEFPCPDLLIRTSGELRISNFLLWQSAYSELFFAKALWPDFGKADFVEALTSYQHRQRRYGGRYS; encoded by the coding sequence ATGCTTTCGTTGCGCCTCCGCTCCTCAGTTTGCAAGACCCTTCCTCCTCAGAAATTCTTTCAATTCCTTAGCCATCAAAAGACCAGTGATGATCAAACACACGGCTTTCCTCCACTTCCCGCAACGAAAACGAACTCCGGTCTCAAAGAAGAGGAGAAAGGAGGAATAGAGCAAACTATGCAGTTGCCGGAGGGATTACGCAGAGAATCCATGCCCCGGCATGTTGCTGTAATCATGGACGGAAATTCCAGGTGGGCTCGGCAACGAGGGATGCTCACACCTTCTGGTCATGAAGCTGGCGTGAGGTCATTGAAAGAGTTTATAAGGCTTTGCCTTCAATGGGGTATTAAAGTTGTCACCGTTTTTGCATTTTCTATGGATAATTGGACGAGGCCTAAGGAGGAGGTTGATATCGTCATGACTATGATTGAGAATCTGTTAAAGTCTGGTTTGGATGATTTTATCAGGGAAGGTGCTCGAGTCTCTATAATAGGTGATACCTCAAGGGTCCCAAAGTCTTTGCAGAGAACGATATGTGACATAGAAGAGATGACAATAGAGAACTCAAAATTCCATTTCATCATGGCTATCAGCTATAGCGGGACATATGATGTTGTACAAGCATGCAAAAGTGTTGCTCAAAAGGTAAAGGATGGTGTTATTCAAGTGGAGGACATCAATGAAAGTGTAGTTCAACAGGAATTAGAAACTAAGTGTTGCGAATTTCCTTGTCCTGATTTGTTAATAAGAACAAGTGGTGAACTTAGAATTAGCAATTTTTTGCTGTGGCAGTCAGCCTATAGTGAGCTTTTCTTTGCAAAAGCACTATGGCCTGATTTTGGAAAGGCTGATTTTGTAGAGGCCTTAACTTCATATCAGCATAGGCAGAGACGTTATGGTGGTCGATATTCATAA